A genomic window from Nocardioides rotundus includes:
- a CDS encoding winged helix DNA-binding domain-containing protein, whose amino-acid sequence MRRVGDEERRHRLAARHALAPGHRAGDPLGAARAAVALHATEPATVYLSAQARVDGLRVADVDAALEADRSVVKQLGMRRTLFGFPRDLLPAVWGSAGARVAAQQERLVAKDVERHGVAEDGVAWLARAEAAVLQRLADGSAVSARRLREELPELAGRTREADGPGNAFAPRVLTVLGARGQVMRAENEGHWRTSRPRWALTSAWLGEQPPHRTEQEGYAELVRRWLERFGPGTEADLVWWLGATKGAVRRALADVGAVQVGLGSGVGWVLPEDEGPAPPVEPWAALLPVLDPATMGWRERDFYLRPAHTPYLFDTNGNGGTTAWWEGRIVGAWVQEAGEVRVLLLEDVGSDGRAALEAEAERLAAFLGEVVVSSIYKSALMKGAPLP is encoded by the coding sequence ATGCGCAGGGTGGGTGACGAGGAGCGTCGGCACCGGCTGGCCGCGCGGCACGCACTGGCCCCGGGGCACCGGGCCGGCGACCCGCTGGGCGCCGCCCGCGCCGCGGTGGCCCTGCATGCGACGGAGCCCGCGACCGTCTACCTCTCCGCGCAGGCGCGGGTGGACGGCCTCCGGGTCGCCGACGTGGACGCCGCCCTGGAGGCCGACCGCTCGGTGGTGAAGCAGCTCGGGATGCGCCGTACCCTCTTCGGCTTCCCCCGGGACCTGCTCCCCGCCGTGTGGGGGAGCGCCGGGGCCCGGGTCGCCGCGCAGCAGGAGCGCCTGGTCGCCAAGGACGTCGAGCGGCACGGGGTCGCCGAGGACGGCGTCGCCTGGCTGGCCCGCGCGGAGGCGGCGGTCCTGCAGCGGCTGGCCGACGGGTCGGCGGTCTCGGCGCGTCGGCTGCGCGAGGAGCTCCCCGAGCTCGCGGGCCGCACCAGGGAGGCCGACGGCCCGGGCAACGCCTTCGCTCCGCGCGTGCTCACCGTGCTCGGCGCCCGCGGTCAGGTGATGCGGGCGGAGAACGAGGGGCACTGGCGCACCTCCCGTCCCCGCTGGGCCCTGACCTCGGCGTGGCTGGGCGAGCAGCCGCCCCACCGCACCGAGCAGGAGGGGTACGCCGAGTTGGTGCGGCGCTGGCTGGAGCGGTTCGGCCCCGGCACCGAGGCCGACCTGGTGTGGTGGCTGGGCGCCACCAAGGGGGCGGTACGCCGGGCCCTCGCCGACGTCGGGGCCGTGCAGGTGGGGCTGGGGTCGGGCGTGGGCTGGGTGCTCCCGGAGGACGAGGGGCCCGCACCGCCGGTCGAGCCGTGGGCCGCCCTGCTGCCGGTCCTGGACCCCGCGACGATGGGCTGGCGCGAGCGCGACTTCTACCTGCGGCCCGCGCACACGCCGTACCTCTTCGACACCAACGGCAACGGCGGGACCACCGCGTGGTGGGAGGGCCGCATCGTCGGTGCCTGGGTGCAGGAGGCCGGCGAGGTGCGGGTGCTGCTGCTCGAGGACGTCGGGTCCGACGGGCGGGCCGCGCTGGAGGCCGAGGCCGAGCGGCTTGCGGCGTTCCTGGGCGAGGTGGTGGTGTCCTCGATCTACAAGTCCGCGCTGATGAAGGGCGCGCCGCTGCCCTGA